The following are encoded in a window of Planctomycetaceae bacterium genomic DNA:
- a CDS encoding group II intron reverse transcriptase/maturase, which translates to MAESSAEPRSPGPDGITLDEFIAWFRPRWDLIRRQLLDGTYRPSPVRRVTIDKPDGGTRQLGIPNVLDRVIQQAILQILTPVFDPHFSDSSHGFRPNRSAHGAMQQFGGRSEVAVLCRGYGPVEVLRQSQPRRADEPNRSSRFGLTAAERIGRYLRAGVIVDGELQPSTEGTPQGGPLSPLLANILLDDLDKELEQSGLPFVRYADDFVIFTKSERAAQRVFSSVQRYLIHHLRLVVNETKSKVVPWQELEFLGFCVRGRYLRIRLTDKSLQRFKRRVRELTGRSWGVSMERRLSELRSYLRGWAGYFSLAMELKLFDKLDQWIRRRIRMCFWKRWRHSRTRSRELMRLGVPRRQAIRHAKSRKGYWRMAKTIASGVGFTNAMLEAMGLLSLKSLWNELDPLRRTA; encoded by the coding sequence ATGGCAGAAAGTTCGGCAGAACCGCGGAGCCCCGGCCCCGACGGGATCACGCTGGACGAATTCATCGCCTGGTTCCGTCCACGCTGGGATCTCATTCGACGACAGCTTCTGGATGGCACGTATCGTCCGTCTCCCGTACGACGCGTGACCATTGACAAGCCGGATGGTGGCACTCGGCAGCTCGGTATTCCCAACGTGCTGGACCGCGTGATTCAACAGGCCATCCTGCAGATCCTGACACCTGTGTTCGACCCGCACTTCAGCGATTCGAGCCACGGGTTTCGCCCGAATCGATCCGCTCACGGAGCCATGCAACAGTTCGGCGGACGATCAGAGGTGGCGGTGTTATGTCGTGGATATGGACCTGTCGAAGTTCTTCGACAAAGTCAACCACGACGTGCTGATGAACCGAATCGCTCGTCGCGTTTCGGACTCACTGCTGCTGAACGGATCGGCCGCTACCTGCGAGCGGGCGTGATCGTAGACGGCGAACTGCAACCGAGTACCGAAGGAACACCACAAGGTGGTCCGCTGTCTCCACTGCTTGCCAACATCCTGCTGGATGACCTGGACAAGGAACTGGAACAAAGTGGTCTGCCGTTTGTGCGTTACGCCGACGACTTCGTGATCTTCACGAAATCAGAACGTGCCGCTCAGCGAGTGTTCTCTTCCGTGCAGCGTTACCTGATCCATCACCTTCGCCTCGTCGTGAACGAAACGAAGAGCAAAGTGGTGCCGTGGCAGGAACTCGAATTTCTCGGGTTCTGTGTCCGTGGCCGCTACTTGCGGATCAGGTTGACTGACAAATCGCTGCAGCGCTTCAAACGTCGTGTCCGAGAACTCACCGGCCGTAGCTGGGGAGTGTCGATGGAACGCCGCTTGAGCGAACTGCGAAGCTATCTTCGCGGCTGGGCGGGGTACTTCAGCCTGGCGATGGAACTGAAACTGTTCGACAAGCTCGATCAGTGGATCCGTCGTCGCATTCGCATGTGTTTCTGGAAACGTTGGCGACACAGTCGCACACGCAGTCGAGAACTGATGCGTCTGGGAGTTCCCCGTCGTCAGGCGATTCGTCACGCGAAAAGCCGCAAGGGTTATTGGCGTATGGCGAAGACCATTGCCAGCGGTGTCGGCTTTACGAACGCAATGCTTGAAGCGATGGGATTGTTGAGCCTGAAATCTCTGTGGAACGAACTGGATCCACTTCGTCGAACCGCCTGA
- a CDS encoding DUF2309 domain-containing protein: MSKLSFAEQATEQTTDIISHNAPLVTGRQQADQLHLTKVLDELQSIIPPLWPLRDYVAVNPFLGLSARTFLDARQQLCGIRDCDLLMPQTYFQSLLENGEITPTDIAEALQQCRGEYPGLYADIAPDHVKNWAMQPCSHGGSERTIHTMADVVDQQEGSTWNSHIVNDISRYLSAHYDQGQAVWNNPWKDQPLYHAWRETAMISLRMEHLGIPGFRSFVAELPSSPMQAIANMLELLEVPPFAWRSFLMCELFSVSGWASYVRFQGWNPAAEPQVNEDLIGLLAIRLAYDVALLRCHDVMWPASSWPGAADKSGLQQKPTLSPPLDVVARYCLQVAAEVAYRRKLCRTVSQQVVPPGMKTPRSLQMVFCIDVRSEVFRRNLESVDQGIETFGFAGFFGMPFEYVPLGASSGAAQCPVLLSPGFQVHETIQGSDEVAVNEAQEARSILRTGRKLWKSFQGSAASCFSFVESMGLLYFGKLLANSLQLTRPASATTGDGVTKCNHSRLGPDLNGPDHSGLSIQQKVTLAENMLRNLGLTQSFARIVAICGHAADVTNNPYKSGLDCGACGGHSGEPNARVAAALLNDAQVREQLSQRGIEIPESTWFVAAVHNTTTDEIRFPDVDTIPETFVDIFQSVQSWTVEAGRLCRAERSARLGSKTDTDVLRRGRDWAEVRPEWGLANNAAFIVAPRSRTAGLNLTGRTFMHSYDHHQDPDLRVLELIMTAPMVVTSWINLQYYASAVDNRSFGSGNKLIHNVVGHLGVFEGNGGDLMTGLPWQSVHDGEKFQHEPLRLLVLIEAPRKSVQHIIEKHAHVRDLVTNGWLSLIVLEGEQFYRWTATQKWESQSVAAASC, translated from the coding sequence TCTGTCCGCAAGAACGTTTCTTGATGCCAGACAACAGCTATGCGGAATCCGGGACTGTGATCTGCTGATGCCGCAGACTTACTTCCAGTCGCTGCTGGAAAACGGGGAAATCACACCGACGGACATCGCTGAAGCTCTGCAGCAGTGTCGCGGTGAGTATCCCGGACTGTATGCAGACATCGCGCCTGACCATGTGAAGAACTGGGCGATGCAACCATGCAGCCACGGGGGATCGGAACGCACGATCCACACCATGGCCGACGTTGTTGATCAGCAGGAAGGCAGCACGTGGAACAGCCACATCGTAAATGACATTTCGCGGTACCTTTCCGCCCATTACGACCAGGGACAGGCCGTCTGGAATAATCCATGGAAAGACCAGCCGCTGTATCACGCCTGGCGCGAAACGGCCATGATCAGTCTCCGAATGGAGCACCTGGGGATTCCCGGGTTTCGCAGCTTCGTGGCGGAACTCCCTTCGTCGCCGATGCAGGCCATTGCAAACATGCTGGAACTGCTGGAAGTGCCGCCCTTTGCATGGCGATCATTTCTGATGTGCGAGCTGTTCTCTGTGAGCGGCTGGGCGTCGTATGTTCGATTTCAGGGCTGGAACCCTGCAGCCGAACCGCAGGTGAATGAAGACCTGATTGGGCTGCTGGCGATTCGACTCGCCTACGACGTCGCGTTGCTCAGATGCCATGATGTGATGTGGCCGGCATCCTCATGGCCCGGCGCTGCGGACAAGTCAGGCCTGCAGCAGAAACCGACGCTGTCTCCACCGCTGGACGTTGTGGCTCGGTATTGTCTGCAGGTCGCCGCTGAAGTTGCGTATCGACGAAAACTGTGTCGCACGGTGTCGCAACAAGTCGTGCCGCCCGGGATGAAGACGCCCAGGTCGCTGCAGATGGTGTTCTGCATCGATGTTCGTTCTGAAGTGTTTCGACGAAATCTGGAATCGGTGGATCAGGGAATCGAGACCTTCGGCTTTGCCGGATTCTTTGGGATGCCATTCGAATATGTGCCGCTGGGCGCGTCTTCCGGAGCGGCTCAGTGTCCCGTGCTGCTGAGCCCCGGCTTTCAGGTTCACGAAACAATCCAGGGCAGCGACGAAGTTGCCGTGAACGAAGCCCAAGAGGCACGAAGCATTCTGAGAACGGGACGAAAGCTGTGGAAGTCGTTCCAGGGTTCAGCAGCATCATGCTTTTCATTTGTCGAATCCATGGGCCTGCTTTACTTCGGAAAGCTGCTCGCAAATTCGCTGCAGTTGACTCGCCCGGCGTCTGCCACAACAGGTGATGGCGTCACCAAATGCAATCACAGTCGGTTGGGACCGGATCTGAACGGACCGGATCACAGCGGCCTCAGTATCCAGCAGAAAGTAACGCTCGCCGAAAACATGCTGCGAAATCTGGGGCTCACCCAATCGTTTGCTCGCATCGTGGCCATCTGTGGTCACGCAGCGGATGTCACCAACAATCCATACAAGTCCGGGCTGGATTGCGGAGCGTGTGGTGGTCATTCCGGCGAACCGAACGCTCGAGTGGCCGCCGCTTTGCTGAACGACGCACAGGTTCGGGAACAGCTTTCGCAACGAGGCATAGAGATTCCGGAATCGACCTGGTTCGTGGCGGCCGTCCACAACACGACAACCGACGAGATTCGATTTCCGGATGTGGACACGATTCCCGAAACGTTCGTGGACATTTTCCAAAGTGTTCAAAGCTGGACGGTCGAGGCCGGGCGACTTTGCCGAGCCGAACGATCTGCACGACTGGGCTCAAAGACAGATACGGACGTGCTGCGACGCGGCCGGGACTGGGCCGAGGTACGACCTGAATGGGGACTGGCGAACAACGCAGCCTTCATCGTGGCCCCTCGATCCAGAACCGCCGGTCTGAATTTGACCGGCCGAACCTTCATGCACAGTTACGATCATCACCAGGATCCTGATCTTCGAGTGCTGGAACTAATCATGACCGCGCCGATGGTTGTGACCAGCTGGATCAATCTGCAGTACTACGCTTCCGCAGTCGACAACCGATCCTTCGGCAGCGGAAACAAGCTGATCCACAACGTCGTCGGTCATTTGGGTGTCTTCGAAGGAAACGGCGGAGACCTGATGACCGGCCTGCCCTGGCAGTCGGTTCACGACGGCGAAAAATTCCAGCACGAACCTCTGCGACTGCTGGTTCTGATCGAAGCGCCTCGAAAATCCGTTCAGCACATCATCGAGAAGCACGCACATGTTCGTGACCTGGTCACCAACGGCTGGCTCTCACTGATTGTACTGGAAGGTGAGCAGTTTTATCGGTGGACAGCCACGCAGAAATGGGAGTCCCAGTCTGTCGCTGCTGCCAGTTGCTGA
- a CDS encoding sulfatase-like hydrolase/transferase codes for MQRLLFRISVAALCVAGIPCRSIFAGKPNVIVIMSDDQGIGDVGCYGSPDVLTPAIDSLAACGIRFTQFYSAAPVCSPSRAGLLTGRFPLRAGLTGNASSQPGGKSALPPEQITMAEMFRAAGYRTAHIGKWHLGYTPETSPLAQGFDQSFGHMGGCIDNYSHFFYWSGPNRHDLYRNGKEVYHDGQFFGDLMVDEASRFIEENTDQPFFMYFAINMPHYPYQGDEKWLTHYANLPYPRNLYAAFMSTCDERIGRLIQCLEARGLKEDTIIVFQSDNGHSTEERAHYGGGSAGPFRGQKFSLFEGGMRLPGIISWPAKIPAGETRHQLVHSVDWMPTLAELCGVELPKRALDGRSLTAVIRSSTAPSPHSVLHWYVGGGKNAQWAVRQGDWKLIGNVQSAPDESLTIEDRKLFLSNLATDSAETTNHANQHPELVERLHGLHKTWLQQNSQADLPPATTRDSKGNEQ; via the coding sequence GTGCAAAGACTTCTGTTTCGTATCAGCGTTGCCGCTTTATGCGTGGCCGGAATTCCCTGCCGTTCTATATTCGCTGGCAAACCCAATGTCATTGTGATTATGTCAGACGACCAGGGAATTGGAGACGTCGGCTGCTACGGTTCACCTGACGTCCTGACGCCAGCCATTGATTCTCTGGCTGCGTGTGGAATTCGATTCACGCAGTTCTATTCCGCAGCCCCGGTCTGTTCTCCATCACGTGCCGGATTGCTCACAGGGCGATTTCCACTTCGGGCGGGGCTGACGGGAAATGCTTCGTCACAACCGGGCGGCAAATCGGCGCTGCCTCCCGAACAGATCACAATGGCTGAGATGTTTCGTGCGGCGGGATATCGGACAGCTCACATTGGAAAATGGCACCTTGGCTACACGCCGGAGACCAGCCCGTTAGCTCAGGGATTTGACCAAAGCTTTGGACATATGGGAGGCTGCATCGATAACTACTCCCACTTCTTTTACTGGTCAGGACCCAATCGACATGATCTTTATCGCAACGGTAAAGAGGTCTATCACGACGGGCAGTTCTTTGGCGATCTCATGGTCGATGAAGCAAGCCGATTCATCGAAGAGAACACGGACCAACCGTTCTTCATGTATTTTGCAATCAACATGCCGCATTACCCTTACCAGGGTGACGAAAAGTGGCTGACGCATTACGCGAATCTGCCCTATCCGCGAAACCTTTACGCTGCTTTTATGTCGACGTGTGATGAGCGAATCGGACGACTGATACAGTGCCTTGAAGCCCGGGGACTGAAAGAGGACACCATAATTGTTTTTCAATCTGACAACGGACACTCCACAGAAGAACGTGCTCATTATGGCGGCGGCAGCGCTGGTCCGTTCCGCGGTCAAAAGTTCAGTCTGTTTGAAGGCGGCATGCGTTTGCCGGGCATCATTTCCTGGCCGGCAAAAATCCCGGCGGGTGAAACGCGGCACCAGCTGGTTCATTCCGTGGACTGGATGCCAACTCTGGCAGAGTTATGCGGCGTTGAACTCCCGAAAAGGGCGCTCGATGGCAGAAGTCTGACGGCCGTCATCCGTTCATCCACAGCACCGTCACCGCATTCGGTTTTACACTGGTATGTTGGTGGCGGCAAAAACGCACAATGGGCAGTTCGCCAAGGCGACTGGAAACTGATCGGAAACGTTCAATCCGCACCGGATGAGTCACTGACAATTGAGGATCGGAAACTGTTCCTTTCCAATCTGGCGACAGATTCAGCAGAAACCACCAATCATGCGAACCAGCATCCGGAATTGGTCGAACGGCTGCACGGATTGCATAAAACCTGGTTGCAGCAAAATTCCCAGGCAGACTTGCCACCTGCAACGACACGGGACAGCAAAGGCAACGAACAGTAG
- a CDS encoding sigma-70 family RNA polymerase sigma factor encodes MNETSITSVSLLHRIRCDASDPHAWDEFVNRYGRRIFEWCLNRKLQPADAEDVTQNVLLKLANRLGSFEYDPQMTFRGWLRRTTENAVIDFFRERKSRGEDLKQCITLLEDAAARADLTERLESAFDLELFEEAKCRVRRRVDSRRWLAWEMIAVRNESGEHVAAELNMKLPSVYSSRYQIQKLIAEEVRQMESEGCEEILRRTGLD; translated from the coding sequence ATGAACGAAACATCCATCACCAGCGTCAGCCTGCTGCATCGGATTCGATGTGATGCTTCAGATCCCCACGCATGGGACGAATTCGTCAACCGCTACGGTCGTCGCATCTTCGAATGGTGTCTTAACCGCAAGCTCCAGCCGGCTGATGCCGAAGATGTCACGCAGAATGTTCTGCTGAAGCTCGCAAATCGGCTGGGTTCGTTCGAATACGATCCGCAAATGACATTTCGGGGCTGGTTAAGAAGGACGACGGAGAATGCCGTCATTGACTTCTTTCGCGAACGGAAAAGTCGCGGCGAAGATTTGAAGCAATGTATCACCCTCCTGGAGGACGCCGCCGCGCGAGCTGATCTTACCGAACGACTGGAATCGGCATTCGATCTGGAGCTCTTCGAAGAAGCAAAATGTCGCGTGCGGCGCCGGGTCGACAGTCGCCGGTGGCTTGCCTGGGAGATGATTGCTGTGCGTAACGAATCCGGTGAGCATGTTGCAGCAGAACTGAACATGAAGCTGCCAAGTGTTTACTCGAGTCGCTACCAGATCCAGAAGCTGATTGCAGAGGAAGTCAGGCAAATGGAATCAGAAGGGTGCGAAGAAATCCTTCGACGCACCGGTCTGGATTGA
- a CDS encoding serine/threonine-protein kinase, which translates to MRCPDPDTIELFLAGVLASSEQHEIETHFDECASCQQALSELAAAIPATPLDTNAPPEWSSEVAKRLRDALREVDHGSDDKPEFIELRLPFHVGDFELQEVIGCGGMGTVYRARQSKLNRTVAVKMIVRQHMKPSLVDRFYVEARAAGKLDHPGIVPVYDVGQFGPYVFYAMAFVPGGTLAELVAKRPLSPQAAADMVRMIAEAVQYAHERGIIHRDLKPSNILLESDQRPKVADFGLAKQLESSSDLTASGDVLGTPGYMPPEQAGGQTSVTTAADIYGLGAILYHLLTGKAPFEGQDPVAVIYRVVHEEPGSIIRRNPAVPLDLETIALHCLAKRPDERYESAGEVARELRRFLNGEPILVRPVGAFGRLVRWCRRHPGMAAMSFTVAMALMAGTAISTYFGLLANERSVTLVAANSDLVKAEQEARQAAENAKAKAELASQQASATLSLLESTLYELQPILSNDPALQLRRRKLLESVLAGLDDLHVEFVTENRVRRCRANTLLGLAGVTHQVGDGTGRTGLTASRPLFVDAIQRIQDLHEQWPDDSAAAEDLVAAVLEFGNILADASDWKAARDYVERCLTASQLLSETASTSDDFRLHGRLVEFEVLYGETLMRTGDLPKAKEYLDRANQRCLAVLPRAPNDTYVHRELVHSFLKLGDWHLQKKEWSAAHTHFQQMDVEARKIVARLPGESKAIMDVSTALGRLGDTSQALKHPDQALNYYQESLEFAETSARMAPENDFVQWQLSFSYQELADCHLRARRYEEARTEAQRCIEIRARLAGVDTTNPHLYTKLFHAQKAKATACERLGQLTEAIECHQQRIQFAEEFATATGTERHSAQVTQAQQEIERIRKLLPETP; encoded by the coding sequence ATGCGTTGTCCGGATCCAGACACCATTGAATTGTTCCTTGCTGGCGTGCTTGCTTCGAGCGAACAGCACGAGATTGAGACGCATTTCGATGAATGCGCTTCATGCCAGCAGGCGCTGTCGGAACTGGCAGCTGCGATTCCTGCAACGCCATTGGATACCAATGCACCGCCGGAATGGTCATCAGAAGTCGCCAAAAGGTTGCGCGACGCTTTGCGGGAAGTTGATCACGGAAGTGATGACAAGCCCGAATTCATCGAACTGCGACTGCCTTTCCATGTGGGTGACTTTGAATTGCAGGAAGTGATCGGTTGCGGTGGTATGGGCACCGTCTATCGGGCTCGACAGTCCAAACTGAATCGGACTGTTGCCGTGAAGATGATCGTTCGCCAACACATGAAGCCGTCGCTGGTGGACCGCTTCTACGTCGAGGCGCGTGCGGCCGGAAAACTGGATCATCCGGGAATCGTGCCGGTCTATGACGTCGGACAGTTTGGGCCTTACGTTTTTTATGCGATGGCATTTGTGCCGGGCGGGACGCTGGCAGAACTTGTCGCCAAACGTCCACTTTCTCCGCAGGCGGCCGCTGACATGGTGCGGATGATTGCCGAAGCCGTGCAATACGCGCACGAGCGAGGCATCATTCATCGCGACTTAAAGCCGTCCAATATTCTGCTGGAATCGGATCAGCGTCCCAAAGTGGCGGACTTTGGATTGGCCAAACAGCTTGAATCCAGCTCGGACCTGACTGCATCCGGAGATGTCCTTGGAACTCCCGGATATATGCCTCCCGAACAGGCGGGAGGCCAGACCAGCGTGACCACGGCAGCGGACATCTATGGACTCGGTGCCATTCTGTACCATCTGCTCACCGGAAAAGCGCCGTTTGAAGGACAGGATCCGGTCGCGGTGATTTATCGAGTCGTTCACGAGGAACCCGGCTCGATCATTCGTCGAAATCCGGCAGTGCCTCTGGATCTGGAGACAATTGCCCTGCATTGTCTGGCGAAGCGTCCGGACGAACGCTATGAATCAGCGGGCGAGGTGGCTCGCGAACTCCGCAGATTCCTGAACGGCGAACCCATTCTTGTTCGTCCAGTGGGTGCCTTTGGTCGACTGGTCCGCTGGTGTCGGCGGCATCCGGGAATGGCCGCAATGTCCTTCACCGTTGCTATGGCTTTGATGGCCGGCACGGCCATTTCGACCTACTTTGGTTTACTGGCCAACGAACGATCCGTGACATTGGTCGCAGCGAACAGCGATCTCGTCAAGGCCGAACAGGAGGCCAGACAGGCAGCTGAGAATGCGAAAGCAAAGGCCGAACTGGCAAGCCAGCAGGCGAGTGCCACGCTGTCACTGCTGGAATCGACACTGTACGAGCTGCAACCGATTCTATCGAACGATCCAGCCCTTCAACTTCGCCGCCGAAAACTTCTGGAGTCGGTTCTGGCGGGACTGGATGACCTGCATGTGGAATTTGTCACCGAGAATCGAGTGCGTCGGTGTCGAGCCAATACGTTGCTGGGGCTGGCCGGAGTAACGCATCAGGTTGGCGATGGAACCGGGCGCACCGGATTGACTGCGTCACGGCCATTGTTTGTCGACGCAATTCAACGAATTCAGGACTTGCACGAACAGTGGCCGGATGATTCTGCCGCCGCAGAAGATCTGGTTGCTGCTGTTCTGGAATTCGGCAACATACTGGCCGATGCGTCGGACTGGAAAGCAGCCAGAGACTACGTGGAACGATGTCTGACGGCGTCACAACTGTTGTCGGAGACGGCCAGCACTTCAGACGACTTTCGATTGCATGGAAGGCTGGTGGAATTTGAAGTGCTGTACGGCGAAACTCTGATGCGCACCGGAGATCTGCCAAAAGCAAAAGAGTATCTGGATCGCGCGAACCAGCGATGTCTGGCCGTGCTGCCACGTGCCCCGAACGACACCTACGTACATCGAGAACTTGTTCACTCCTTCCTGAAGCTGGGCGACTGGCACCTTCAGAAAAAGGAATGGTCGGCCGCTCATACTCATTTCCAGCAAATGGATGTTGAGGCCCGGAAAATCGTTGCTCGCCTGCCCGGTGAAAGCAAAGCCATCATGGATGTCTCGACAGCTCTGGGTCGACTGGGGGACACGAGCCAGGCACTCAAGCACCCCGACCAGGCATTGAACTACTACCAGGAATCGCTGGAGTTTGCAGAAACATCGGCCCGGATGGCTCCGGAAAATGACTTCGTTCAGTGGCAGCTTTCGTTCAGCTATCAGGAACTGGCCGACTGCCATCTGCGCGCACGTCGCTACGAAGAGGCCCGCACCGAAGCTCAACGATGCATTGAAATTCGCGCTCGACTTGCAGGAGTCGACACAACCAACCCGCACCTGTACACCAAATTGTTCCACGCACAGAAGGCGAAGGCGACTGCCTGCGAACGCCTGGGCCAGCTGACAGAGGCCATCGAATGCCATCAACAACGCATTCAGTTCGCGGAAGAATTCGCCACAGCCACCGGGACTGAGCGCCATTCCGCTCAGGTGACACAGGCGCAGCAGGAAATTGAACGCATCAGAAAACTGCTGCCCGAAACGCCCTGA
- the acpS gene encoding holo-ACP synthase — MLLGLGTDIVEIERIRGMIDRHGDHFIERCFTAGEIEYSRRHRDSVVRFAGRWAAKEAVVKVLGTGFVKGITFHDVEVISLPSGQPSIQLSGEAADIASGIGIVEVRLTISHAREYATATAIGWGQSPGQ; from the coding sequence ATGCTGCTGGGGCTGGGCACCGACATCGTGGAAATTGAGCGAATTCGGGGCATGATTGACCGACACGGTGATCATTTCATCGAACGATGCTTCACGGCGGGAGAAATCGAATACTCCCGCCGTCACCGCGATTCGGTCGTCCGATTCGCGGGGCGATGGGCGGCCAAAGAAGCCGTTGTAAAGGTGCTCGGGACGGGCTTTGTCAAAGGGATTACGTTCCACGATGTCGAAGTGATATCGCTTCCATCAGGACAACCCAGCATCCAGCTATCCGGTGAAGCGGCCGACATCGCATCTGGCATTGGAATCGTCGAGGTACGCCTGACGATCAGCCACGCCCGGGAATACGCCACTGCGACCGCGATCGGTTGGGGCCAAAGCCCTGGCCAATGA
- a CDS encoding integron integrase has translation MFQETRRELRVQGKALLTERAYIGWIERYMRFCGIEPQSPEADGAIERVTENGASIQRPLSEAAIAGMRRSQAVAALQNLDESQIRAFLTQLAVEGNVAPNTQNQAKSALLFLYRQVLNREIGFLDVVPADKSQRLPVVLSREEIRRALPEFEGLRRLMFLVMYGAGLRHAECRRLRVKDVCFDEGHIVVRSGKGEKDRITVLPDSCRQELVEQVDRVRRQHGRDLQSGFGKVYLPYALERKYPNESSEFGWQWIFPARRLSRDPRTGEHRRHHVGEDYFADFFKAAIDRSDIAKNAVPHSLRHSFATHLLEDGADIRTVQDLLGHKDVQTTMVYLHVMNKPGLAVRSPADRLRSTPLGTGEPNEQIPTA, from the coding sequence GTGTTTCAGGAGACGCGACGCGAATTACGAGTTCAGGGCAAAGCACTTCTGACGGAGCGCGCGTACATCGGATGGATTGAACGATACATGCGATTCTGTGGCATTGAACCTCAATCACCCGAGGCGGATGGCGCGATCGAGCGAGTCACAGAAAATGGTGCGTCCATTCAACGTCCTTTGTCCGAAGCCGCGATCGCGGGCATGCGCCGCAGTCAGGCGGTGGCGGCCCTGCAGAATCTTGACGAGTCACAGATTCGCGCGTTTCTGACTCAACTGGCCGTCGAAGGGAATGTGGCCCCGAATACGCAGAATCAGGCGAAGTCGGCGCTGTTGTTCTTATATCGACAGGTGCTGAACCGAGAGATCGGTTTTCTGGACGTTGTCCCCGCCGACAAGTCACAACGACTGCCTGTTGTCCTGAGCCGCGAAGAGATTCGCCGAGCGTTGCCGGAATTCGAAGGACTGCGCCGACTGATGTTTCTGGTGATGTATGGGGCCGGCCTGCGGCACGCGGAATGCCGCCGACTGCGAGTCAAGGATGTGTGCTTTGATGAAGGGCACATTGTGGTCCGGTCGGGAAAGGGGGAGAAGGATCGCATTACGGTTCTGCCGGACAGTTGCCGACAGGAACTCGTTGAGCAGGTAGATCGTGTCCGGCGACAACACGGTCGCGACCTGCAGAGCGGCTTCGGAAAAGTGTATCTGCCCTATGCACTGGAACGAAAATATCCGAACGAGAGCAGTGAATTCGGCTGGCAGTGGATCTTTCCGGCCCGACGGTTGTCCAGAGACCCTCGCACCGGAGAACACCGTCGGCATCATGTGGGCGAAGACTACTTTGCCGACTTCTTTAAGGCTGCCATCGATCGATCGGACATTGCCAAAAACGCCGTGCCGCATTCTCTGCGACACAGCTTTGCGACTCACCTGCTGGAAGACGGCGCCGATATTCGCACGGTGCAGGACCTGCTCGGACACAAAGACGTGCAGACCACAATGGTTTATCTGCACGTGATGAACAAGCCGGGACTGGCCGTTCGCAGTCCGGCGGATCGGCTGAGATCAACGCCGCTCGGGACCGGTGAACCCAATGAGCAAATCCCGACGGCCTGA
- a CDS encoding caspase family protein, translating into MCFHNVIKAVLLAWLFVCPAKTNAQTLHVIAVADTDSNIGPSVRADLFRLKSTLTNGFEQNQVHWIELSGTSATPARVIRTLKEVVIDPQRDAVMLYYSGHGGFDTKNGHFLSMSHGGRLYRSQVLDAITTPVTPKFWAVVTDCCANLSNTAFNSPSVDAPRKRKQLLQNLFFQTQGSVDITSSRPGQVSYCSQSLGGAFTIAFCGVIEDNYYNSLRWDDVFRQTRSQTARLAELMIENSKPVAAGNTGQQTTQTAYSFSEMYGRNVNGE; encoded by the coding sequence ATGTGCTTCCACAACGTCATTAAAGCTGTCCTGCTGGCATGGTTATTCGTGTGTCCTGCGAAAACCAACGCTCAAACACTGCATGTCATCGCTGTTGCAGATACGGATTCCAACATCGGTCCGTCAGTTCGAGCGGACTTATTTCGACTAAAATCCACGCTGACGAATGGGTTTGAACAAAACCAAGTACACTGGATTGAACTGAGTGGCACCAGCGCGACTCCGGCTCGGGTCATCAGGACGCTCAAGGAAGTTGTGATTGACCCGCAACGAGATGCCGTGATGCTCTACTATTCGGGGCACGGAGGATTCGACACAAAAAATGGTCACTTTCTCTCGATGTCCCACGGCGGGCGGCTGTATCGGTCGCAGGTGCTGGACGCGATTACAACGCCTGTCACTCCCAAATTCTGGGCGGTCGTTACCGATTGCTGCGCCAATCTGTCAAACACCGCTTTCAATTCACCTTCGGTCGATGCACCACGAAAGCGCAAGCAACTGCTGCAGAATCTTTTCTTTCAGACTCAGGGATCAGTGGACATAACATCAAGCCGCCCAGGGCAGGTTTCATATTGCTCACAGTCGCTTGGCGGCGCATTTACCATCGCTTTTTGTGGGGTCATTGAAGATAACTATTACAACAGCCTTCGCTGGGACGACGTTTTCCGGCAAACCAGAAGTCAAACCGCGCGACTTGCGGAATTAATGATCGAAAATTCAAAGCCGGTGGCAGCAGGCAATACCGGGCAACAAACAACCCAGACTGCTTATTCGTTCTCCGAAATGTATGGACGGAACGTCAACGGGGAGTGA